The Jaculus jaculus isolate mJacJac1 chromosome 3, mJacJac1.mat.Y.cur, whole genome shotgun sequence genome includes the window TTGGGCCAGAACATCAGGAGGTTCGCGACCTCCACGGTCCACCATGGCCACTATGCGGAGGGCCCTGGGAAGACCTTGCTATTTACAGTGGAAAACAAGTGGCAGTTACTGGCCATGATGGCTGTATTCTTTGGATCTGAATGTGCAGCAACTTTCTTTATAGTAAGATACCAATTGCTTAAGAAATAAagattcttgggctagagagatggcttagcggttaagcgattgcctgtgaagcctaaggaccctggttcgaggctcgattccccaggacccacgttagccagatgcacaagggggccatgtgtctggagttcatttgcagtggctgggggccctggcgagcccattctctctctctctacctgcctctttctttctctgtctgctgctctcaaataattaaataaaaataaacaaaaaatagccattctttaaaatattttatttctttatttatttgagagagacatagaggaagaggcaaagataaagacagaatgggcacgccagggcctccagccactgcaaacgaactccatggggcccccttgtgcatctggcttacgtgggtccaggcaaacgccttaactgctaagccatttccccaacccaaaATAAGGATGTTTTAATTCATCCATTTAACAGATATGAAGAACGTTTAAGAGGTACAACCTCAGAAATGGACCAGACTCTTAAACTCCTACAAGATATGCTTGTAAATAAACTaatgacatagaaaaaaaaatcttaaacagggttggggagatgactcagttggtgaAGGGCTCACTGCACAAGTGTGAGGGTCTGAGTGCAAACCCACATAagataccaggtgtggtggcacatgcttataatcctggtgctgggagg containing:
- the LOC101612558 gene encoding cytochrome c oxidase subunit 7C, mitochondrial, which codes for MRCPWDLSSKPPMLALISSPSAPGGTALGQNIRRFATSTVHHGHYAEGPGKTLLFTVENKWQLLAMMAVFFGSECAATFFIVRYQLLKK